From Terriglobia bacterium:
TCCAGCGGAAACGGTATTGGTTTGAAGTGCCCGAAGGCCGGGCCGCAGGAAAGAAGGATGGAAACATCCCACGCAAGACCCTAGGACATCCACTGCTCAGCCACCGCCTGGATTCGCCCTTCATCAAAGATGTCTTGATTGAGTCGTACATTTCCTCGGCCACTCTCCCCTGGCTTAAGGATCACCAGGCTTTCGGATTGGCCGTGTTCCCCGCCACCGGCTACCTGGAAATGATTTTGGCATCCGCAAAGGAGGCCTTTGGACCCGGGATTCCCACGATCAAGGAAATGGATATTCGGGAAGCAATGATCATTGAGGAGGGAGAGGTCCGGAGGGTTCAGATTGCGATAACACCTCCAGAGGGACCGGAGGCGTCTTTTCAGCTTGCCAGCCTCATTGCCAGCGAGTCGAACGCCGAAGCGAAATGGAAGGTTCATGCGGCGGGAAAGATTCGGATTGAAGAACCCGAGGCGGATTCTCAAGCCCCAGCATTGCCCTCGTTGGAAGAGGCGAGATCGCGATGTCAGCAAGAGATTCCCGTGGAACCCTACCATCAACAGTTCGCGGCTCTGGGGATGTACCTAGGCCCCAGCTTCAAGGGATTGGAGAGGCTTTGGAGCGGCAAGAATGAAGTCCTGGGTCAAGTGCGCCTTGTGCCAGAGATCGCCTCGGAAGCGCCGCTTTATCAGATTCATCCCGGGATGCTTGATCCCTGCCTGCAACCCTTCGCCGCTGCAGCATTGAGTCCCGAGGATCTGGCGTCGGGTGGCGTGATCTACATGCCGGTTGGGGTGGACAGTTACAGGGTCTATCGAGAGCCCGGTGAAGGCTTGTGGAGCCACGTCGTTGCCGCGCAAGGCAAGCATCAGAATGAAGTGAAGAACACCCTCCATTTTGACGTTTTCGTGTTCGATTGCGCTGGAGCCTTGGTAGCTGAAGTGAGAGGACTCTCGCTCCGGCGAGTGGATCGTAAGGCACTCGCAAAGTCCCAGGAAAAACCTCTCCAGGACTGGCTTTATCAATTGAGCTGGAAAGAGGCGCCCTTGCCGAATGAGATGGGCAGGACGGCCTCTGTTTGCATTCCCAGTCCCCCTCAGATTATCGAGGAGCTCCGCCTTTACACCAATCGGCACCGATCGGAGCCCGGGCTGGCGGAGTTTGCGTCCCTCTTTCCCCGCCTGGAAACCTTAAGCACGCACTATGTTTATCGGGCTCTGAGTCAGTTAGGTTGGACAATACAGAAGCATGAACGTTTCACCACTGAATCGAAAGCAACTGAACTGCAATTGCCTGAAAAGTATTTCCGGCTGTTGGGAAGAATGCTGGAGATGCTGCAACAGGATGGAATTCTCAAGCGAGTGGACGGGGTGTGGGAGGTTAACCAGTTGCCTCCAGCGCTAGAACCTGAGATGTCGGCTGACCGGCTCTTGGAACAATACCCTGATTGCTCGGCTGAATTGAGAATGACGGTCCGGTGCGGCGAGCACTTGGCCGAAGCGATGAAAGGCGACTGTGAACCCCTGGACCTGCTCTTCCCGGATGGTTCCATGGAGGACATCGAAAAACTCTACCGCGATTCACCGTTCTCTCGTTTTTACAATGGAATGATTGAAGAGGCGGTTGAGGCTCTTGTCACACGCTTGCCTTCGGACCGGCCGCTCCGGGTTCTCGAGATCGGCGCCGGGACCGGGAGTACCACCGCGTCTGTGCTGCCCAAACTTCCGGCACAGCAGACGCAATATGTTTGCACCGACGTTACCCCGCTCTTTACTTCAAAGGCCCGGGAAAAGTTCAGCAACTTCCCATTCGTGAAATATCGAGTTCTGGACATCGAGAAAGATCCTTTGGCCCAGGGCTTTGACGCTCACTCGTACGACATCGTGATTGCGGCCAACGTCCTGCATGCCACACAGGATCTGCAACAGACCCTCAAGAACGTCCAGACGCTGTTGGCTTCGCAAGGCCTGCTCCTGCTACTAGAAGGGACGCGGCCGCTTCGTTTCGGCGACCTCATCGTAGGTCTGACGGAGGGTTGGTGGAGGTTTAAGGACACAGAGCTGCGTCCTTTCCACGCCTTGATTTCAGATCGGAAATGGCAGGCGCTCCTTGCGAGCTGTGGATTCACCGATGTGGTTATCAGCCCAGAAGTCGAACCGGACGGTGTTCTCGCCAATCAGTCTTTAATCCTAGCCCGCGGTCCCCGCCCTGCGGGCGAAGAGACCAAGCCATCCACCTCCGCCCCGGAGATGAGCGGACGCTGGATGATTTTTTCCGATCGCAGCGGTCTCGGAGAGAGCCTGTGCGCGTTGCTGAAGCCGGCAGCCGGGAGCTGCTGCACAGTCATCCCGGGAAGTCAGTATGAAACCCTGGGCGAGGCCAGTTACCAAATTAACGCCGACAACCCCGATGATTTCCAAGAATTGCTCCGAGCAGCGGGAGGCTCCAATGAATCTCCCCTCAAAGGAGTGGTGTATCTCTGGCCTCTGGATACTCCCAACCCCGAGATTACGTCCTGGGAAGACCTGAACGGGAAGATTCAATGGGGATGTGAAAGTTTGCTCCACTTGGTCAAGGCACTGGTTTCAGAAGGCAACTCCAAGGCGGACAGCCTATGGATCGTTACCCGGGGAGCACAATCCGTGAACTCTTCCGCGGAACGGGTTGCCTTGTCGCAGGCTCCAGTCTCAGCCATGGGAAGTACCATTGGGCTGGAGTATCCCGAACTCCGCTGTGCCAGGATTGACTTGGATCCCGCGGGGGCACCGGGCGAAGCAGACGACTTACTGCAAGAGGTCCAGTCCAACGAGGAGGAAACCCTGCTTGCTTTCCGCCAGGGACGTCGCCATGTGGCCCGGCTGAGTCGGGTGTCGGATTCGCCACCTGCGGACAAGAGTCTAGCGCCCGGCAGCCTGCCGGCGTATCAATTGCAGACTTCCGCGCCCGGTATGCTGGACCGTCTCGCGCTGCAACCTTTGCCGCGCCGGCATCCCGGGGCGGGCGAAGTGGAGGTCGCAGTCCTCGCGACGGGTTTGAATTTTCGAGACGTTCTGATGGCCCTGGGACGGTATCCGGGCGGCTCCGATGTTTTTGGATACGAATGCGCCGGAAAGATTGCGGCTCTGGGTGCAGGAGTACGCCATTTCCAATTGGGACAAAGAGTGCTCGTGATGGGACCGGGAAGCTTCGCTTCTCACATGACTCTCCCGGTTGACCATGTCATGCCGGTCCCGAATTCTCTGAGTGACTATGAGGCCGCAACCATTCCCAGTGCTTTCCTTACGGCGCATTATGCCCTCTCTAACTTGGGCAAGATCGCCGCAGGTGATCGGGTACTGATTCACGCCGCTGCCGGAGGGGTGGGGTTGGCGGCGGTGCAACTGGCGCAACGGGCAGGCGCAGAGGTTTTTGCCACCGCAGGGAGTCCGCAGAAGCGAGCCTACCTCAAATCCCTGGGTGTCGCTCACGTCATGGACTCGCGGACCCTGGACTTCGCCTCCGAGATCATGCAGCTCACGCAGGGAAAAGGGGTGGATCTCGTACTGAATTCTCTGGCGGGCGAGTTCATTGAGAAAAGCTTCTCCGTCATGGCAACCAATGGCCGATTTTTGGAAATCGGCATGACCGATATCTGGGACGACGCTCGAGTGTCCCAACTGAACAAGAACATCTCTTATTACCCCATCAATCTGGCAGCCACGTTTCGGGAGAGTCCACGCCTGATAGCAGACATGCTGCATGAACTGCTGCAGGAATTCGAAGCGGGACGTTTGAAACCCCTGCCGCTCAAGGTCTTCCCCGTTGATCAAGTGATCCAGGCTTTCCGATACATGGCACAAGCCAGGCACATTGGAAAGATCGTGGTGACTCATGAAAGTCCGGCTATGCGACTCTCCCAGAAATCGGGAGCACTTTCGGGGGAGAGGCACGGTTTGGATGGTGATGCCAGCTACTTAATCACTGGGGGACTGGCAGGCCTGGGGTTGCTGGTGGCGCAATGGATGGTGGAGCAGGGTGCGCGTCATCTGGTAGTGACGGGGCGAAGCCAGCCTTCGGAACAAGCCCTCCAGGTGATTCGTGGTTTGCAGGAGACGGGCGCCGAGGTGGTCATAGCACAAGGCGATGTTTCAGATCGAAGCCATCTGGACGAGGTCTTTTCAAAGTTCGGTCGTGCGCTGCCGCCCCTGCGTGGAATTGTCCACTCGGCGGGAACTCTGGATGACGGAGTGCTTTTGCATCAGAGTTGGCAGCGCTTCCAAACAGTGTTTGCCCCGAAGGTAAGTGGATCATGGCAGCTCCATACAATGACACAAGATCTGCCCTTGGACTTCTTTGTCATGTTTTCTTCGGCGGTATCACTGCTGGGCTCGGCAGGTCAAGGCAACCATGTGGCCGCCTGTGCCTTTGAAGATGGCCTGGCCCACTACCGGTGCGCCCTGGGTTTGCCGGCGTTAAGCATCAACTGGGGACCATGGGCCGAAGTAGGCGCTGCAACCCGGGGAACGGTGAGCCAGCGTCTTCAGTTGAAGGGGTTTCAGGCCATCGAACCGGAGCAGGGATTGCGGGTCCTTGAGGAACTGCTGGGGCACAATCGAATCCAAGTCGGAGTCTTGTCGGCGGATTGGCGGCAGTACTGCGATTCCCTCCCCCGCAAATTCCGGTCCGCGTTCCTTTCCGAATTGGTCCGCAAGACAGAAGTCCCCGCCCCGAGCGGACAACGGAAGACCGGGCAGCCCCAGGCGTTATTGCAGCAACTGAATCAGGTCCCGCCCGCGAAGCGCCAAAAGCTCTTGCTCGAGTTCGTGGGGGGGCAGGCGGTCAAGATATTGGGACTCGGTTCCACACAATCCCTAGACTACAAACAACCGCTGAGTGATCTCGGGCTCGACTCACTGATGGCCGTCGAGTTAAGAAGCCTGTTGAGTACAGAGCTCGGCCTGGCGCGCGGTTTGCCCGCCACCCTGGTCTTTGACTATCCAACGATCGCCGCCCTGGCAGACTACCTGGCGGAAGAGGTGTTGTCGGCGGAGAAGCCTCCGGCGGCCAAGTCTGAAGCTCCGCAGAAAGAAGAAAAGTTCTCCGACATCTTGGACCGTATCGAGGGTCTCTCGGAAGAAGAAGTGGATCGACTGTGCACCCAAGAGAAAGCGGTTAAGTAGCAGGAGAAAGCAGTTAAGAGGGAGAGAAATGCGCGCCATCCATCCATGGATCTTTCGTCCCAGGCCGAATCCAGCGCCCCATCTCCGGCTCTTTTGCGTTCCTTATGCAGGGAGAGGGGCTTCGTTGTATCGCGACTGGCCGGAGCACGTGAACTCCCAAGTGGAATTGTGTGCCCTGCAACTGCCCGGTCGAGAGAACCGACTGCGAGAGCCGCCATTCACGCGGATTGCAGACGCAGTGCAAGAGGCGGCCCAGGTTCTTCAATCGTACCTGGATGTCCCCTTTGCGTTATTTGGTCATAGCATGGGAGGGTTGATCTGCTTTGAACTTGCCCGTCGGCTGCGCAGCCTATACGAGATCGCACCTGTTCATTTGTTCATTTCGGCACGCCGGGCTCCGCAATTGCCCGATCCGCGACCTCCGCTCTGCCCTCTGCAGGACGAACAGTTCGTTGCAGAGATTCGCCGACGTTACAACGGAATCCCTCGCGAGGTCTTGGGGGACCCGGAGTTGATGGAGTTGTTGCTGCCCATGCTACGAGCGGATGTGGAGATGCTCGAGACCTACACTTATGCACCCGGTCCTAATCTCGAGTGTCCCATCACCGCTTTCGGAGGGTGGGAGGATACCGAGGCGCGCTTTGAGGAATTGGCAGCCTGGTGTGAACAGACGAATGCCCGATTCCAAACAAAAATGTTTCCGGGAGATCATTTCTTCCTCCAGTCTGCGCAAACCCAGATTCTGGAGACGATTTCCCAGCAGTTGAATCTGGAGGTGGATTTGACTCCAGGAGCTTCAAGCCGTTAAGGGCTAAATATTATGGCTGATTTCCTCGAGAGGATTTCCAAGCTCCCTCCTAAGAAGCTCGCTTTATTAGTCCGGGATCTCCAGCAGCGGCTGGACTCCATCGAGAAGGACAAGCGAGAACCCATTGCCATCGTCGGGATTGGCTGTCGGTTTCCCGGAGGAGCCAACAGTCCGGAGGAATTCTGGCGCCTTCTCCAGGATGGGGTGGATGCGATCTCGGAAGTCCCACCGGAGCGCTGGGATCTGGATTCCATTTATGATCCGGAGCCCGGCAAGCCTGGAAAGACCTGTTCCCGGTACGGTGGTTTCCTAAAAGAGGTGGACCAATTCGACCCGCTGTTCTTCGGCATTTCTCCGCGCGAAGCCGCCAGCATGGATCCGCAGCAGCGGCTGCTCCTGGAGGTCGTTTGGGAAACCTTGGAGAATGCCGGCCAGTCGCCGGAGAAATTGTCGGAGACCCAAACCGGGGTGTTTGTAGGTATCTCCGGCACCGACTACATGCGCGTGATGCTGGCGTGTGACCCCAAGGAACTGGATATGTATCTTGCCACGGGGGGGGCACTTTCCACCGCCTCTGGACGCATCTCCTATCTTCTCGGCCTTCATGGCCCCAGCATATCGGTCGACACCGCATGTTCCTCGTCACTCGTGGCGTTTCACCTGGCCTGCCAGAGCATCCGCAGCGGGGAATCCAAGATCGCGCTGGCATGCGGAGTCAACCTTGTACTAAACCCGGCTGTGGCCATTGCACTGTCGCGTTCGCACATGCTGGCGCCCGATGGCCGCTGCAAGGCTTTCGATGCGTCGGGGGACGGATTTGTTCGGAGCGAAGGGTGTGGCGCGGTTGTGCTCAAGAACCTGTCGGATGCAGTGGCGAACCGCGACCGCATCCTGGCGCTTGTCCGGGGCACGGCAGCGAATCAAGACGGGAGGAGCAGCGGACTGACGGCGCCGAACGGCCCTTCTCAGGAGGCAGTGGTCCGGGCTGCGCTCGCAGCTGCGAACACCACGCCTTCCGAGATCGATTACATCGAGACTCATGGAACCGGCACTTCGCTTGGTGACCCCATTGAGGCTGGAGCGCTGGGGAACGTATTCGGGCGAGACCGGGATCGCTTGCCCCCACTAACTATCGGATCGGTGAAAACAAATCTCGGCCATCTGGAGTCGGCTGCGGGAATTGTGGGCCTGATAAAGACCGTTTTAGCTTTGGAGCGCGAGGAGATTCCCCCCTCGTTGCACTTCAAGAGTCCGAATCCGCACATACCCTGGGACCAGCTCCCCATCGTGGTGGCAGTCAAGCCAACGCCCTGGGTGCGCGGCACGCGCCCGCGCCTTGCTGGTGTCAGCTCCTTCGGGTTCAGCGGGACCAATGTTCACGTCATTCTCGCGGAAGCGCCGATCCAGGGTGTGGCCGGGTCCGAGCAGGATCGGCCAGCACACGTCTATACCGTCTCGGCGAAGAGCGAGACGGCCCTGGTCGAGAACGTGAGGCGCCATGCCCAAGCTCTAGGCGGAGAGCACATGTCTCTAGCAAATGCCTGCTATACCGCGAACGCGGGGCGCGCCCATTTTCCGCATCGCGTCGCCTGTATGAGCCGCTCGCTCGACGAACTCCGGGTGCAGCTCGAGGCGTTTGCCGCAGGAGAACTGGCGCCGGGCAGCGTGTCCGGAAACGTCCGTGGCTCTTCGCCGACCGAAGTGGTGTTCCTCTTCCCCGGGCAGGGCGCCCAGTATCCCGGGA
This genomic window contains:
- a CDS encoding SDR family NAD(P)-dependent oxidoreductase, giving the protein MNGEAKGKNPLSPVKQAYLKLEELQSRLDAVEQAKREPIAIVGIACRFPGGSHDPEAFWRFLREGQDAVREIPADRWDIEAYYDPNPGTAGKMYTRSGAFLDRVDLFDPQFFGIAPREAIGMDPQQRLLLEVTWEALERSGLYPDKLSGSRTGVFVGLCTSDYAGLQLRSLDVTKLDAYHASGIAHSIASGRLSYVLGLQGPCVTLDTACSSSLVAVHLACQSLRGRECNLALAGGVGVILSPDMFIALSKASMLAPDGRCKTFDASADGYARGEGCGVVVLKRLSDARAEGDQILALVRGSAINQDGPSSGLTAPNGPSQTSVIRDALANGGVRPEEVTYVETHGTGTSLGDPIEVQALGAAYCESRPPDHPLLIGAVKSNIGHLEGAAGVAGLIKLVMAMQHGEIPPSLHVKKPNPFIPWEELSVKVTTRLTPWEPSGKTRMAGLSSFGFSGTNAHIVVEEAPTPELVRAEVERPRHLLALSAMSEEALAALAGRFHQHLSTHPDEGIENICYTANSGRAHWPHRMAIFADSSAQMCEKLGKLTSAALPAGVFKGQAKTSEGLKVAFLFTGQGSQYVGMGRELYETQPTFRRVLDQCSQILQDELDPPLLSVLYPEPGQSSPLDETAYTQPALFSLEYALAQLWRSWGILPAVVMGHSVGEYVAACVAGVFSLEDGLKLIAARGRLMQQKCESGLMAAVSGDEPRVAKELEGYGNHVAIAALNGPGNTVISGRRETVQELIKKFVEAGMKATPLTVSHAFHSPLMEPMLEAFEKVAAKVKHYPPRLALISNLTGQMVSPEEISKDYWVRQVREAVNFSASVQTVQDKGYQVFLELGPNPTLLGMASKCLPEGFGTWLPSLRKGREEWQQMLESLVALYVQGAEVDWRGFDGDYQRRRVVLPTYPFQRKRYWFEVPEGRAAGKKDGNIPRKTLGHPLLSHRLDSPFIKDVLIESYISSATLPWLKDHQAFGLAVFPATGYLEMILASAKEAFGPGIPTIKEMDIREAMIIEEGEVRRVQIAITPPEGPEASFQLASLIASESNAEAKWKVHAAGKIRIEEPEADSQAPALPSLEEARSRCQQEIPVEPYHQQFAALGMYLGPSFKGLERLWSGKNEVLGQVRLVPEIASEAPLYQIHPGMLDPCLQPFAAAALSPEDLASGGVIYMPVGVDSYRVYREPGEGLWSHVVAAQGKHQNEVKNTLHFDVFVFDCAGALVAEVRGLSLRRVDRKALAKSQEKPLQDWLYQLSWKEAPLPNEMGRTASVCIPSPPQIIEELRLYTNRHRSEPGLAEFASLFPRLETLSTHYVYRALSQLGWTIQKHERFTTESKATELQLPEKYFRLLGRMLEMLQQDGILKRVDGVWEVNQLPPALEPEMSADRLLEQYPDCSAELRMTVRCGEHLAEAMKGDCEPLDLLFPDGSMEDIEKLYRDSPFSRFYNGMIEEAVEALVTRLPSDRPLRVLEIGAGTGSTTASVLPKLPAQQTQYVCTDVTPLFTSKAREKFSNFPFVKYRVLDIEKDPLAQGFDAHSYDIVIAANVLHATQDLQQTLKNVQTLLASQGLLLLLEGTRPLRFGDLIVGLTEGWWRFKDTELRPFHALISDRKWQALLASCGFTDVVISPEVEPDGVLANQSLILARGPRPAGEETKPSTSAPEMSGRWMIFSDRSGLGESLCALLKPAAGSCCTVIPGSQYETLGEASYQINADNPDDFQELLRAAGGSNESPLKGVVYLWPLDTPNPEITSWEDLNGKIQWGCESLLHLVKALVSEGNSKADSLWIVTRGAQSVNSSAERVALSQAPVSAMGSTIGLEYPELRCARIDLDPAGAPGEADDLLQEVQSNEEETLLAFRQGRRHVARLSRVSDSPPADKSLAPGSLPAYQLQTSAPGMLDRLALQPLPRRHPGAGEVEVAVLATGLNFRDVLMALGRYPGGSDVFGYECAGKIAALGAGVRHFQLGQRVLVMGPGSFASHMTLPVDHVMPVPNSLSDYEAATIPSAFLTAHYALSNLGKIAAGDRVLIHAAAGGVGLAAVQLAQRAGAEVFATAGSPQKRAYLKSLGVAHVMDSRTLDFASEIMQLTQGKGVDLVLNSLAGEFIEKSFSVMATNGRFLEIGMTDIWDDARVSQLNKNISYYPINLAATFRESPRLIADMLHELLQEFEAGRLKPLPLKVFPVDQVIQAFRYMAQARHIGKIVVTHESPAMRLSQKSGALSGERHGLDGDASYLITGGLAGLGLLVAQWMVEQGARHLVVTGRSQPSEQALQVIRGLQETGAEVVIAQGDVSDRSHLDEVFSKFGRALPPLRGIVHSAGTLDDGVLLHQSWQRFQTVFAPKVSGSWQLHTMTQDLPLDFFVMFSSAVSLLGSAGQGNHVAACAFEDGLAHYRCALGLPALSINWGPWAEVGAATRGTVSQRLQLKGFQAIEPEQGLRVLEELLGHNRIQVGVLSADWRQYCDSLPRKFRSAFLSELVRKTEVPAPSGQRKTGQPQALLQQLNQVPPAKRQKLLLEFVGGQAVKILGLGSTQSLDYKQPLSDLGLDSLMAVELRSLLSTELGLARGLPATLVFDYPTIAALADYLAEEVLSAEKPPAAKSEAPQKEEKFSDILDRIEGLSEEEVDRLCTQEKAVK
- a CDS encoding alpha/beta fold hydrolase, giving the protein MRAIHPWIFRPRPNPAPHLRLFCVPYAGRGASLYRDWPEHVNSQVELCALQLPGRENRLREPPFTRIADAVQEAAQVLQSYLDVPFALFGHSMGGLICFELARRLRSLYEIAPVHLFISARRAPQLPDPRPPLCPLQDEQFVAEIRRRYNGIPREVLGDPELMELLLPMLRADVEMLETYTYAPGPNLECPITAFGGWEDTEARFEELAAWCEQTNARFQTKMFPGDHFFLQSAQTQILETISQQLNLEVDLTPGASSR